In one window of Pseudodesulfovibrio sediminis DNA:
- a CDS encoding asparaginase, whose translation MPENNEIVVFFTGGTIGMAPTEGVTGVAPGGNFEKLLNQFKPQDCAVGLRPVLWSDKPSPHMTPEDMFRLARNVETVLEEPSVLGAIILHGTDTLAETAYMCDLVIESDKPVILTGSMRYYSESGYDGIRNLTNAVRACLLPLPTSLGACIMMTDRIFAAREAVKVNSLNVDAFESREAGIIGYVAGDSVILARPRSTPTPRHKISPKTLVTDVTLLAAYTGMDRSLIDHAKATGTRGIVIEGFGAGNIPPEAVSGLEACMDAGIPVVLSTRCIEGGVWPIYGYPGGGADLKNKGVIMCGRLGGPKARIRLMCALGMTTDMEEIRALFDEI comes from the coding sequence ATGCCTGAAAACAATGAAATAGTTGTATTTTTCACTGGCGGCACCATTGGGATGGCTCCGACTGAAGGGGTGACCGGCGTTGCCCCTGGCGGCAACTTTGAAAAGCTGCTCAACCAGTTCAAACCGCAGGACTGTGCCGTGGGCCTGCGGCCCGTGCTCTGGTCCGACAAACCCAGCCCCCACATGACCCCGGAGGACATGTTCAGGCTGGCCCGTAATGTGGAGACGGTGCTCGAAGAGCCCTCTGTTCTCGGCGCCATCATTCTGCACGGCACGGACACGTTGGCCGAAACCGCGTATATGTGTGATCTGGTCATCGAGTCGGACAAGCCGGTGATCCTGACCGGCTCCATGCGCTACTACTCGGAGTCGGGGTATGACGGCATCCGCAACCTGACTAACGCGGTCCGCGCCTGCCTGCTGCCTCTGCCGACCTCGCTGGGAGCCTGCATCATGATGACCGACCGCATCTTCGCGGCTCGCGAAGCGGTCAAGGTGAACTCCCTGAACGTCGACGCCTTCGAATCCCGCGAAGCTGGCATCATCGGGTATGTGGCCGGTGACTCCGTCATCCTGGCCAGACCCCGTTCCACCCCCACGCCCCGACACAAGATCAGCCCGAAGACGCTCGTCACCGACGTCACCTTGCTGGCCGCATACACGGGGATGGATCGCTCCCTCATCGACCATGCAAAGGCTACCGGGACACGCGGCATTGTCATCGAAGGATTCGGCGCCGGCAACATCCCGCCCGAGGCAGTCTCCGGTCTTGAGGCGTGCATGGACGCAGGCATTCCGGTTGTCCTATCCACCCGCTGCATCGAAGGAGGCGTCTGGCCCATCTACGGATACCCCGGAGGAGGGGCCGACCTCAAAAACAAGGGCGTGATAATGTGCGGACGACTGGGCGGTCCAAAGGCCCGCATCCGCCTCATGTGCGCCCTGGGCATGACCACCGACATGGAAGAGATTCGCGCCTTGTTCGACGAAATTTGA
- the hisS gene encoding histidine--tRNA ligase: MAKVQKIKGFVDLFPEEASKFTFMETSAREVFSRYGFGELRTPVLEKTELFQKSIGEDTDVVGKEMFTFPDRKNRLLTMRPEATAGVVRAFIDSKTHQPGKISKFFTFGPMFRYERPQKGRQRQFYQLDAEIFGAPEAQADAELILMLMTFLNGIGLNKLTVELNSLGCHECRPTYKQALVDYYKAKDKDSFCEDCQRRMETNPLRVLDCKVPTCKELVADAPNITDHLCEECETHFMDVKTILDGAGIEYVLNPRLVRGLDYYVRTCFEVASFDIGSQTAVAGGGRYDGLVKNLGGPDCSATGFACGMERLAMLLDQLEAEQPDFYLAVVDNDAANAAMLFAQELRDKGLKGEVSFSGGSMKSRMRAANKTGAKVCLIMGGDELANKTITVKDMVGDREQETLDRALYLASL; the protein is encoded by the coding sequence ATGGCCAAAGTACAAAAAATCAAAGGATTCGTGGACCTCTTTCCGGAAGAGGCCAGCAAATTCACGTTCATGGAAACCAGTGCCCGTGAAGTGTTCTCTCGCTACGGATTCGGCGAGCTGCGCACGCCCGTCCTCGAAAAGACCGAGCTCTTCCAGAAGTCCATCGGTGAAGACACCGACGTGGTGGGCAAGGAAATGTTCACCTTCCCGGACCGCAAGAATCGCCTGCTGACCATGCGTCCTGAGGCCACCGCCGGCGTTGTCCGTGCGTTCATCGACTCCAAGACCCACCAGCCGGGCAAGATTTCCAAATTTTTCACGTTCGGCCCCATGTTCCGCTACGAACGCCCGCAAAAAGGACGCCAGCGTCAATTCTATCAGCTCGACGCCGAGATTTTCGGCGCTCCCGAAGCGCAGGCCGACGCCGAACTGATCCTGATGCTCATGACTTTCCTGAACGGGATCGGGCTGAACAAGTTGACCGTTGAGCTGAACTCCCTCGGCTGCCACGAATGCCGCCCCACGTACAAGCAGGCTCTGGTGGACTACTACAAGGCCAAGGACAAGGACAGTTTCTGCGAAGACTGCCAGCGCCGCATGGAGACCAACCCGCTGCGCGTGCTCGATTGCAAGGTCCCGACCTGCAAAGAGCTGGTGGCAGACGCCCCGAACATCACGGATCACCTGTGCGAGGAGTGCGAGACCCATTTCATGGACGTCAAGACCATCCTCGACGGTGCGGGTATCGAGTATGTGCTCAACCCCCGACTGGTGCGCGGCCTGGATTACTATGTACGCACCTGTTTCGAAGTGGCCTCCTTCGACATCGGCTCCCAGACCGCGGTGGCGGGTGGCGGCCGGTATGACGGCCTGGTCAAGAACCTCGGCGGCCCCGACTGCTCGGCCACGGGTTTTGCCTGTGGTATGGAGCGGCTGGCCATGCTGCTCGACCAGTTGGAAGCCGAGCAACCGGATTTCTATCTTGCCGTGGTGGACAACGACGCAGCCAATGCGGCCATGCTCTTTGCCCAGGAACTGCGCGACAAGGGCTTGAAGGGCGAAGTCAGTTTTTCCGGCGGGTCCATGAAGTCCCGCATGCGCGCAGCCAACAAGACCGGCGCAAAGGTCTGCCTGATCATGGGCGGCGACGAGCTGGCAAACAAGACTATCACCGTCAAGGACATGGTGGGCGATCGCGAACAGGAAACACTGGATCGCGCCCTGTACCTGGCGAGTTTGTAA
- a CDS encoding transcription antitermination factor NusB — protein sequence MKAPYIKPLPPARRVALEALFRCLMDKQDIQAALDVALSSGQIDPRDAGLATELTYGYMRLKGRIEYVLSRFLKDPGKLNPKMRLAMGVAAYEILFLDKVPAYASVDWAVEFSKSKPGARLAGLFNAVLRRVSELGEAAHDPDYYRKDASLPEFFKRWYSCPQWLVDMWWREYGEEAAIHYLEAQLHPPALGFNLFGHPEADEIYPEIAGWPEILDIEGYSFALPAGTAFEDEPDQPMARQSFAARQAIEALSPESWPTPVWDACAGRGGKTRILLEKGLDVFASDPHKGRLAALTRELSEVETFVANAATDSPPRQPGSILLDLPCSGLGVLSRRPDTKWKRKPSDLVDLTKLQMEILQNALDSLQPGGRIAVITCTLNPEENEKLIEQFIEHNPKVALKTEWTTPEDSPLGEFFYAALLTT from the coding sequence ATGAAAGCACCTTACATTAAGCCCCTGCCTCCGGCGAGACGGGTGGCCCTCGAAGCACTTTTCCGCTGCCTAATGGACAAGCAGGATATCCAGGCTGCACTTGACGTGGCGCTCTCCTCCGGTCAGATCGACCCCCGCGATGCGGGGTTGGCCACGGAGCTGACCTATGGCTACATGCGGCTCAAGGGACGTATCGAGTATGTTCTGTCCCGGTTTCTCAAGGACCCGGGCAAACTCAATCCGAAAATGCGTCTGGCCATGGGAGTGGCCGCCTACGAGATCTTGTTTCTGGACAAGGTTCCGGCGTATGCGTCCGTGGACTGGGCCGTTGAATTTTCCAAGTCCAAACCGGGGGCGCGTCTGGCGGGGTTGTTCAACGCCGTGCTCAGACGGGTGTCCGAGCTGGGCGAGGCCGCCCACGACCCCGATTATTATCGCAAGGACGCTTCCCTGCCTGAATTTTTCAAGCGTTGGTATTCCTGTCCACAATGGCTGGTGGACATGTGGTGGAGGGAGTATGGCGAAGAAGCCGCCATCCACTATCTTGAAGCGCAACTGCACCCTCCGGCACTGGGATTCAATCTCTTTGGCCACCCCGAAGCGGATGAAATCTATCCTGAAATCGCAGGCTGGCCGGAGATACTTGATATCGAAGGGTACAGCTTTGCCCTGCCCGCGGGTACAGCTTTCGAGGACGAGCCGGACCAGCCCATGGCGCGCCAATCCTTTGCGGCCCGTCAGGCCATCGAAGCCCTTTCTCCTGAATCCTGGCCCACACCGGTTTGGGATGCCTGCGCCGGGCGTGGCGGCAAGACCCGTATCCTGCTCGAAAAAGGGCTGGACGTCTTTGCCTCAGATCCTCACAAGGGGCGGCTGGCAGCGCTCACCCGCGAATTGTCCGAGGTGGAGACGTTTGTTGCCAATGCGGCCACAGACAGTCCGCCGCGTCAACCCGGCAGTATCCTGCTGGATCTGCCCTGCTCCGGCCTTGGCGTGCTCTCCCGTCGTCCGGATACCAAGTGGAAGCGCAAGCCATCCGATCTGGTTGACCTGACAAAGCTTCAAATGGAAATCCTGCAGAATGCTCTTGATTCGCTGCAACCCGGAGGGCGGATTGCCGTCATTACCTGCACGCTCAATCCCGAGGAAAACGAAAAGCTCATCGAGCAGTTTATCGAGCACAACCCCAAGGTCGCGCTCAAGACGGAATGGACCACCCCGGAGGACTCGCCCCTGGGAGAGTTCTTCTACGCTGCACTGCTGACCACATAA
- a CDS encoding HD domain-containing phosphohydrolase, translating into MKDVYLLNLVYAISAALDYVSPAINGHHRRVGIVAAAMGRHMGFDRADVTDLFMAGLMHDIGAFTRDMSIDGLDFDVHLTAHATVGSRLLGGHPLLERAAYFVKHHHTQWKHLAGAEDRKEAILCNVVNLADRVDILRWRGESGHDRQTIRNMVADYSEDYYTSEVTEAFASFSEDADFWKLVEDKDSDLRSLFKDWTQDRLIPKDQLLGFSVFFAHIIDFRSSHTATHSQGVAETAVQLAILAGMDEEEQKKMRLAGNLHDIGKLAVSSWLLDKPSGLDVSEYEAIKAHATVGEILLRSVPGLSDVTDWACQHHERLNGKGYPHGLSADELSLGSRIMQVADVHTAITEDRPYRKGMSTEKTCKVLRSMADNGFLDADIVDLAIDNHIQINAVRRLAQNRAAAAFKLFAEQPDQWSSSMVNLNMFEG; encoded by the coding sequence ATGAAAGATGTTTATTTGCTCAATCTGGTCTACGCTATTTCAGCCGCTCTCGACTATGTTTCGCCTGCAATCAACGGTCACCATAGGCGGGTTGGTATTGTCGCTGCCGCCATGGGCAGGCATATGGGGTTTGATAGAGCCGATGTCACGGATCTGTTCATGGCAGGGCTGATGCACGACATCGGCGCTTTCACCCGTGACATGTCTATCGATGGTCTTGATTTTGATGTGCATCTCACCGCCCATGCTACGGTGGGCAGTCGGTTGCTGGGCGGCCATCCGTTGCTGGAGCGGGCCGCATATTTCGTGAAGCATCACCATACGCAATGGAAGCATCTTGCGGGCGCAGAAGACCGAAAAGAGGCGATTCTGTGCAATGTGGTCAACCTTGCTGATCGGGTGGATATCCTCCGGTGGCGAGGGGAATCGGGCCATGATCGACAGACCATCCGCAATATGGTCGCCGACTATTCCGAGGATTATTACACCTCAGAGGTGACAGAAGCCTTCGCTTCTTTTTCAGAAGACGCGGATTTCTGGAAGCTGGTGGAGGACAAGGATAGCGACCTTCGATCCCTGTTCAAAGACTGGACGCAGGACCGGCTGATTCCCAAGGATCAGCTCCTCGGTTTTTCCGTGTTTTTCGCCCATATTATTGATTTCCGAAGCAGTCACACGGCCACTCATTCACAGGGCGTGGCCGAGACCGCCGTCCAGTTGGCCATACTGGCGGGCATGGATGAAGAAGAGCAGAAGAAGATGCGTCTGGCCGGGAACCTGCACGACATCGGCAAGCTGGCGGTCTCTTCTTGGTTGTTGGACAAGCCCTCCGGTTTGGATGTCAGTGAATATGAGGCCATCAAGGCACATGCGACTGTCGGAGAAATCCTGCTGCGCTCCGTGCCCGGATTGTCAGACGTGACGGACTGGGCCTGCCAGCATCATGAACGGCTCAACGGCAAAGGGTATCCGCATGGCCTGAGCGCGGACGAGCTTTCGTTGGGGAGTCGGATCATGCAGGTGGCGGACGTGCATACAGCCATCACGGAAGACCGTCCCTATCGCAAGGGCATGTCCACGGAAAAGACGTGCAAGGTGCTCCGGTCCATGGCCGATAACGGTTTTCTGGACGCGGATATCGTGGACCTTGCCATTGACAATCACATACAGATCAACGCGGTGCGCCGCCTGGCGCAGAACCGCGCCGCCGCAGCCTTCAAGCTTTTTGCCGAGCAACCGGACCAGTGGTCATCGTCGATGGTAAATCTTAATATGTTCGAGGGTTAG
- a CDS encoding molybdopterin-dependent oxidoreductase, producing MTITACTMDCGDACSLIVDGEKKSIKGNPRHPFTKGFICKKGTRYFERIDAEERLVTPLVKENGAFRQASWDEAMGVIAEKLDAARAVPESILHIHGHGYRGIVGTASSVLFERLGSSTSYGSVCDDTGIVASQRDFGVLNHNDPEDLLNASRIINWGRDVTRCSIHQHALIAKARKNGTEVLTISPGGDETAEFSDVNIVIRPGTDRFLAAAVLKLYLEAGDLNPWVLNRTANWPTLRGLVDGLNFAELCMACEVSSDDVEMLYDWYADTGNVATLIGWGLQRHLFGGENVRFINALAMISGNIGVRGGGAYFNISSGRNLGTWAHLVKGGASSGSRRELLIQNMGAEIKKADPPIDFIWVDGHNVVNQVPDCLSVVDAFRKPFVVVVEGFMNDTAMQADVILPPAFMFEREDVLGSFVHNCVNHCAKAVEPRGECRSDLEIIADLAARLREPLLFPDSETCIREGLKKADISYDELMDNGFVKVKHPFIAFRNMEFGHPDGLYRFPETLHPEPARDSDYPLQLLTLVSGKFLHSQIREEDQRGVPVIYVSKQNPAWAALNPAEDVYLVTEQGAMQVQMETVKELHNRAVVMRRGGWMKFGHCANVIIKPMTTDMGNGTAYYSQSCRLENR from the coding sequence ATGACCATTACCGCCTGCACCATGGATTGTGGCGATGCCTGTTCGCTCATTGTGGACGGAGAAAAGAAGTCCATCAAGGGCAACCCCAGGCATCCGTTTACCAAGGGTTTTATCTGCAAGAAAGGCACCCGTTATTTTGAGCGTATAGACGCTGAGGAGCGGCTTGTCACGCCGTTGGTCAAGGAAAATGGCGCGTTCCGGCAGGCGAGCTGGGATGAGGCCATGGGGGTGATCGCGGAGAAGCTCGACGCGGCGCGCGCAGTCCCGGAGTCCATCCTGCATATTCACGGGCATGGATATCGAGGCATCGTGGGCACGGCGAGTTCCGTTCTGTTCGAGCGGCTGGGGTCCAGCACCAGTTACGGCAGCGTGTGCGATGATACCGGTATCGTCGCCAGCCAGCGCGATTTCGGGGTGTTGAATCACAATGATCCCGAGGACCTCCTGAACGCCAGCCGGATCATCAACTGGGGCCGGGACGTGACCCGCTGCTCCATCCACCAGCATGCGCTCATTGCCAAGGCCCGCAAAAACGGCACCGAGGTGCTGACCATTTCCCCCGGCGGGGACGAGACAGCCGAATTTTCCGACGTCAACATCGTCATTCGTCCAGGCACGGACCGTTTTCTGGCCGCTGCCGTGCTCAAGCTCTATCTGGAAGCCGGAGATCTCAACCCCTGGGTGCTCAACCGCACTGCCAACTGGCCGACCCTGCGCGGTCTTGTCGACGGCCTGAATTTTGCGGAACTCTGCATGGCCTGCGAGGTGTCTTCTGATGACGTGGAGATGCTCTATGACTGGTACGCGGACACAGGCAACGTGGCCACGCTCATCGGCTGGGGATTGCAGCGTCATCTGTTCGGCGGCGAGAACGTCCGCTTCATCAATGCCCTGGCCATGATCTCAGGCAATATCGGTGTCCGTGGCGGCGGGGCGTATTTCAACATCTCATCAGGTCGCAACCTCGGCACCTGGGCACATCTGGTCAAGGGCGGAGCCTCTTCCGGCAGCCGCCGCGAGTTGTTGATCCAGAACATGGGGGCAGAAATAAAAAAAGCAGACCCGCCCATTGATTTCATCTGGGTGGATGGTCACAATGTGGTCAATCAGGTGCCGGACTGCCTGTCCGTGGTCGACGCCTTCCGCAAGCCCTTTGTGGTCGTGGTGGAAGGGTTCATGAATGACACGGCCATGCAGGCGGACGTGATCCTGCCTCCAGCGTTCATGTTCGAGCGCGAGGACGTCCTCGGTTCCTTTGTTCATAACTGCGTGAACCATTGCGCCAAGGCCGTGGAGCCGCGTGGAGAATGTCGGTCCGATCTTGAAATCATCGCTGATCTGGCCGCTCGGCTACGTGAGCCATTGCTCTTTCCCGACAGTGAGACCTGTATCCGAGAGGGCTTGAAAAAAGCCGATATTTCCTATGACGAGCTGATGGATAACGGGTTCGTCAAGGTGAAGCATCCGTTTATCGCCTTCAGGAATATGGAATTCGGGCATCCTGACGGGCTGTACCGATTCCCGGAAACACTGCACCCGGAGCCTGCCCGTGACTCCGATTACCCCCTGCAACTGCTCACATTGGTGAGTGGCAAGTTCCTGCATTCACAGATACGCGAAGAAGACCAACGGGGCGTGCCCGTGATCTATGTTTCCAAGCAGAACCCGGCCTGGGCTGCTCTGAACCCGGCTGAGGACGTCTATCTGGTCACGGAGCAGGGGGCCATGCAGGTCCAGATGGAGACCGTCAAGGAGCTGCACAACCGGGCCGTGGTCATGCGTCGTGGGGGGTGGATGAAGTTCGGCCATTGTGCCAATGTGATCATCAAGCCGATGACAACCGATATGGGCAACGGCACGGCGTATTACAGCCAGAGTTGTCGACTGGAGAACAGATAG